The genomic window GATGATTGTACACCCAAAATGTCTGCCAGATACTATTCCAAGCTGTGGTGAAGTAGCACAAACACAATCCATCCAGCAGACATGCTCTCTGGGTATTAGACGGGCAGAAAAAAATGTTGCTGCTGGTTGACTGCGCTGTCTTTTCCCTGCTGTCTGATTTCTGCTGAGtcacacgcaggcacacgcATGGAAAAACCTGCGGCTCTGTGCGTTACTCCACAAGGCTCAGACAACATCAATAACCTTTTTCTaatcatttgtttctttctaACTGCTCACTGTCATTTCATGAActgagaggagaaggacgaaAATGTAACCCACAGTTAGTGATGGTGCTGAATCTATTTTACACTGTCTTGTCCTGGTGCTGAGCCagctcatcttctcctcccagATTAGAGCAGATTATTAATCCCTCTGCTCTTATAGTCTGTTTTCAGGGACTGGAGCCAACGCCAGGTCATGAATGTGTTACAGAGCTTTAGCCAGGCTTTACAGTGGGAAGCAGTGGCTGTAGCAGCGAGCTAGGGCTAATCAGATAACCCTGTTTCGTATGAACAGTGCAAGCAATCAGATGTGTTTGGTGATTTGTGTTCTCTTATTATGGTTTGTGATTGACCTAAACAATACTAATCTGTGGGTGTGCGGTAATGGGAAATTTGGAATAAACTTctgttttatcattttaatCATACTTGATTTGAAACCACCTACTTTTATTTAGAGTATTTGCAGTACAATGCACATATCTTAATTGTGAGTTACGTGTTTTAAAAGTCTCTTGATCCAGTTGGGTTTTAGGATGCTGATGGAAGGAATAATGAGAAGATTTTGAACATACTGTAAGGGCCATTTGTTGGTTTTGCAGAGAAAGAAGCTAGTGTTTATTCTGGGGGCACTGTGTGCCAGCCGCTGCATTGCAGTCTGTCCTTGAGCTCTATTACTGATCTGCTTTGTTGGATTTAGCCCAAAGTCTCTCTTCTGTTTGAAAGACTTTCATGAGAAAGGAAAGATTCACAGACGGAAATGTACTGTTCAAACCAAGCaaagaggaagtagaagaaacTTTTTGGAAGAGACCATTTCACAGAGAAAGGATATTGGCATATCCTGTGAAAGGCAGTGGAGTTACGGTTTCTCTTGTTTTTATGGCAGCGAGGAGGAAGTCAAACTGcgtgaaggaggtggagaaactgcaggagaagagagagaggcgcCGGATTCAGCAACAGGAGCTCAGAGAGAAGAGAGCTCAGGTACATCGATGTTATTCACCTGATTCCTTcctaatatttaaaacatatttatgtgaTCTTGATAGCCACTTACATTGAGATGAGACAGTGAAATACAGAAGATTGGTTAACCTATTGGTGAATAAGATGGCTCTTCTTGCCCTCCTTCAGGAGGTGGATACCACCATCCCTAACTATGAGATCATGTACATGATCCGAGATTTCCGAGCCAGTCTAGACTACCGGCCCCTGACCACAGCAGACCTGGTGAGTAGATCTAACTTCTCTTTGTCTCCTGATTGTTAGATGTAGGGCATTGGGTCAACGTCATCATTGCATAAATATAAAGATTTGCATAACATGTGTCGGCACATTGCAATAAATGGCTGTGCTTATTCTACGCGGTTCTCCTGGAGAACAAGCTGCAGCTTAAATCATCACCCATGATCCTCTAAAGTGCGGAGGTATTTTAGACAGGAGACCCACAAATGTGGTGCTCTGTAAAGTAGTCCCTTAAATAGGTTTCCTAGATGTTAGAAGTAATATCTGCACCCCTGCTGTTACGTTTGTAAagtattaaataataatcatccTTGATcaggaatttaaaaaatcatctTTAGAATATTCAATAAATTGGTCGTTAGATTAATCATGTAATCGGAAAAAATCATCATCAGATCAAGCATTAAACAAATAATCGTTGCAGCCCTAGTTGGATGTTGAACCTCAgcaacaatataataaaatgtttgtctttgttgcaGATTGAAGAGCAcagaatatgtgtttgtgtgaggaaACGTCCACTCAACAAGAAGGGTAAGGTCTCCTGTCGCTGAACATTGGTCTTGTGACCATCATTATGTTGTAATCTATTATGTTTTCCTCCAAAGTATTAATGTGAATGGAAATCTTGCCTCTGCGTTGTTCCAGAGTTGGGCATGAAGGATTTGGATGTGATCACCATCCCCAGTAAGGATGTGGTGATGGTTcatgaaccaaaacaaaaagtggACCTGACCCGCTACCTGGAGAACCAGACCTTCCGCTTCGACTACGCCTTTGATGACAGCACCACCAATGAGATGGTTTACAGGTTTGTAACTGCAAATTAACCAATAGACCAAAGTGTTTAATGTGTTTGCTCTAATAGTTTGCAGAAGTTACACCTGACTAATCAATGCGGTTAGAAGAAGGCATCACTTTGAACAACTGAATTAACagttattgtttgtttactaAATGTTTTGCTGTTATAGCTTTCTTTTACAGATAGTGGTGAAGAAATGtgtctttcatctcctcccGCAGGTTCACTGCCAGACCTCTAGTGGAGACCATTTTTGAGAGGGGCATGGCCACCTGCTTTGCCTATGGGCAGACAGGCAGTGGAAAAACACATGTGAGTCACATGCAATGGGGAAAAAGCCCAAACCGCATTACTTACTTGAAATCAAAACTCATTGTTCCTATTGAGAGTTTTGCTCTATTGTATTACCCTAACATATTGTCATATTTTAGACTATGGGAGGAGATTCTCTGGAAAGAACCAAGACTGCGCTAAGGAGTTTATGCATTAGCTGGTAAGTCAGTGAGCTACGTTTTCTAGTGAGTACATgtgttcaaataaaatgtgtttggttATTCTATTACAGTTTTGGTTTGCTCTGATGAAATTTCTCTTTTTATGCAGCTCGGGATGTATTTCTCATGTTGAAGAAACCCAACTACAAGAAGTTAGATCTACAAGTGTACGCAACCTTCTTTGAAATTTACAGCGGAAAGGCAAGTGATGTGTTATCGTATGTTTGTTAGTTTCTTTCCTAAATAAAGCATTTGCCAATGCtgactatgtatgtatgtataattaGGTGTTTGACCTGCTGAATCGTAAAGCTAAGCTGAGGGTGCTGGAGGACGGCAAACAGCAAGTCCAGGTTGTTGGGCTTCAGGAGAAGGACGTCAAATGCACGGAGGAGGTCTTGAAACTCATAGAAGTGGGAAACAGCTGCAGGTATAGCAATATAGTTATTGTTTGTGGGGCAAGACTTagaatgtttgtatttattcagtATATGTTATGATTATAGCATGGCACATTTTGTTCTGCATGACATTAGTCACTTATTTTGCAAGTGTCTTGTACTAGAATATGACTTAATAATTCGTGTTCATGGCAAATGATAAAGTCATGCACATGTTTTACCTTTTCTCCCTCCGAAAGttgttcttttctcctctcgTCTGCCTTGTTTGCACACAATTATTATGTCTTCATCTCATTACCAGAACATCAGGGCAGACATCAGCCAACGCCCACTCATCTCGTAGCCACGCCGTTTCCAGATAATTCTTCGGAGGAAGGGCAAAATGCACGGCAAGTTCTCCCTCATCGACCCTCGCAGGCAATGAGAGGGGGCGGATACATCTAGTGCGGACCGCCAAACTCGTCTGGAGGGAGCTGAGATCAACAAAAGCCTGCTCGCCCTCAAGGTTTGTGGACAATGATGGCAATAGCTCTGTGTAGGACAGCTAATGCATTTACTATTAACTGTGAAATACTCAGTGTTTGAAAGTGGTTCATTTATTTTACCATACAATGTGTCTCTTTCGTTTCAGGAGTGTATCAGAGCTCTTGGCCTTAACAAGCCTCATACTCCATTCAGAGCCAGTAAACTGACTCAGGTCCTAAGAGACTCTTTCATCGGGGAAAATTCACGCACGTGCATGGTCGGTTAATTGCTTTCAATATCCTGTGTCCATGTCTTTACACTGTATATCTTCCAGATGGTATTAATTTCAATGATCTTATTTTTCTCTGCAGATTGCAACAATCTCTCCCGGTATGACATCCTGTGAGAATACCCTCAACACACTACGCTATGCTAACAGGTGGGAATATGTTGGCCAACAGTGATTTGGACAATGCTTTAATGCCCCAGTAGAACTTATACAATGTCACACAATTATagctcttttatttcctctatAATCCCCAGTGGCTTTAGATTTACAATAGATGTaccaatgttgttgttgttgttgtacatttCTCTGCCAACTCTCAGTAGTTCTGTCTGACTCTCTTGTATCCCCACTTCTTTTCCTGCTTTGtttccctctcctccactcttctgctcctctgtgcCGTGGTGTGGCTGGTGCCGCTGAGTAGAGTGAAGGAGTTTGGGATTAGTCCGTCTGACATCCCCTTCTCCCAGTGTGGTCAGGGGAGTCGCTCTGATAACTCGCCCACCAATACCTTTGAGTATGATGACTTTGCTGCTACCTCTCCCAGCAGGTCAAGCCCTCCCCAAAGCACAACACtacaagcatacacacaaaacacacacaatgcatgctCTCCCTCCAAGTATTTATCATGGTATGATATCCATGATATCATTTGAGCAATTTTCATCATCTCCACTGTCGTCTGTTCCTTTCTGTTCACCATCTGCATGACGTAACACTTTTCATCCTCTTCCCCTGCTTCTACTTTTATCTTTGGCAAAGCTTGTGGACGTAACCTTTGTTCTTTTCATTGATTCCTGAAGACCAAatacatctgtctgtctatgtggtgtctttttatttgttctgtgTGACAACGCCAACTGTGAAAGCTGGCTGGAATTACTCTCAATGAATACATGACTGGTCATAACGTGCCTTAATAAGGTGTCGGTAAGTGCCAATAATGACATTAAAACAGCCACAAAGCTTTTTAGTAAAAGCCCCCAGGATGAGCTTTTGTTTTACCAAAGTCTCAGCTCTCACAAAGTCCTAATTAATTATTGCTGTACCTGCAGGTCATGTACAGGGAGGTAATACCTCCTCAGGTCTGTGAGGCTTCATTGAACATGAGCTCTGACCATCCAGACTCTATCATTTACATTCCTATACGGGTGGCATGTAGAATGGCATCATATTGTACACCGGATATGTACTCTGTCTGTGATCAAGTTAGCATGCCCATTGTGCGtgaataatcaaataaaagaattaTATTAGGGTCTGCAGAGCCAATGCAGTCATCTTTCCGTATGCGTGATGTCACAGCTGTCATGATGCTCCCACCCTGTGCCGTTTGTAAATGCCTTCGACCCCACAGTTGACATCATACCCGAATCAAACAGCGGCCATGCAGTGTGGCTCTGTGCTGTGAAAGAAACGGTCCCAACCAGCTCAGTGTCTTTTCTCTGCAGGGTGAAGGAGCTGGCAGTGGACACCAACCAAGTGATGGAGGGGGGTCGACCCAACATCCATCCTGTCAACCAGCTGGATCTTTTAGACGAGGACTGGCTGAGTATCTCGCCGCAAAGAGACGACCTCAAACTGCTCTGTCAGCAGAATGTGAGTACACAAGGTCTCGCAGTATATGTAACCTCATAAAACAATGTCAATATACAGCATATTGTGTTATTACTTTTTTCTTATTCGCCATTTTCTCGGCAATCGTTCAGCCGATCCACTTTGCACGTGGCAGTTGTATTGCTGAGTGTGAAGTTGGTTGGATCAATCAAGACTAGTTATAAGTGAAGAGGAAGGTCCACTGGGATGCAGATTTTAGCAGTGgtatcagaaaaaaaatatttttgattttgtaaCTGCCGAAACATGTTAAATCTGCTTCTGTGTCCCCACAAATATGTTTcccaggaggaggaagtgtcT from Cyclopterus lumpus isolate fCycLum1 chromosome 9, fCycLum1.pri, whole genome shotgun sequence includes these protein-coding regions:
- the LOC117736077 gene encoding LOW QUALITY PROTEIN: kinesin-like protein KIF2A (The sequence of the model RefSeq protein was modified relative to this genomic sequence to represent the inferred CDS: inserted 3 bases in 3 codons; substituted 1 base at 1 genomic stop codon); translation: MASCFGKIVVGTYVEIKRSDGRIHQAMVTSLNEDNESVTVEWIENGDTKGKEIDLESIFALNPDVAPDEEIAPSPETPPPPTPTCVKVNKIAKNRRTIAPIKNDTPSRDNRVIPTRARQPQPQQPEPAPPPPSLQPTQLTQAQTQQQLQNARRKSNCVKEVEKLQEKRERRRIQQQELREKRAQEVDTTIPNYEIMYMIRDFRASLDYRPLTTADLIEEHRICVCVRKRPLNKKELGMKDLDVITIPSKDVVMVHEPKQKVDLTRYLENQTFRFDYAFDDSTTNEMVYRFTARPLVETIFERGMATCFAYGQTGSGKTHTMGGXFSGKNQDCAXGVYALAARDVFLMLKKPNYKKLDLQVYATFFEIYSGKVFDLLNRKAKLRVLEDGKQQVQVVGLQEKDVKCTEEVLKLIEVGNSCRTSGQTSANAHSSRSHAXFQIILRRKGKMHGKFSLIDPRRQXEGADTSSADRQTRLEGAEINKSLLALKECIRALGLNKPHTPFRASKLTQVLRDSFIGENSRTCMIATISPGMTSCENTLNTLRYANRVKELAVDTNQVMEGGRPNIHPVNQLDLLDEDWLSISPQRDDLKLLCQQNEEEVSPQLFTFHEAVSQLVEMEEQVLEDHRAVFQESIRWLEDEKVLLEMTEEVDYDVELYATQLEQILDQKIEILTELRDKVKSFRSTLQEEEQASKQINPKRTRAL